In the Gemmatimonadaceae bacterium genome, one interval contains:
- a CDS encoding dihydrodipicolinate synthase family protein produces MQPHDWSGVFSAITTPFRGDLSVDHAFLARHVSWLVDRGVRGIVPLGSLGEGATLSAAEKVEVLATCRRATAGRVPLVAGIGTLATADAVALACQAERLGCDGLMVLPPYVYRGDARETLAHLSTVIAATPLPCMLYNNPIAYGTDVTPAQLGALARHGNLHAVKESSGDIRRVTEIIERHGDRFRVFVGMDDVIVEGIAAGAVGWIAGLVNALPDESVRLFELAASGRAHEARELYHWFLPLLRLDTVPKFVQLIKLVQQEVDIGNARVRPPRLELLGAELDGALAIIRAQLAAIPQSAA; encoded by the coding sequence ATGCAACCGCACGACTGGTCGGGGGTCTTCTCCGCCATCACCACGCCGTTCCGCGGCGACCTGTCGGTGGACCACGCGTTCCTGGCGCGCCACGTGTCGTGGCTCGTCGACCGCGGAGTGCGCGGCATCGTGCCGCTCGGCTCCCTGGGCGAAGGCGCCACGCTGAGTGCTGCCGAGAAAGTGGAGGTGCTCGCCACCTGCCGCCGGGCGACGGCCGGTCGCGTACCCCTGGTGGCCGGCATCGGCACACTCGCCACCGCCGACGCCGTGGCGCTGGCATGCCAGGCGGAACGCCTGGGGTGCGACGGCTTGATGGTGCTGCCGCCGTACGTGTACCGCGGCGACGCCCGCGAGACGCTCGCCCATCTGAGCACTGTCATTGCGGCCACGCCACTGCCGTGCATGCTGTACAACAATCCGATCGCCTACGGCACCGACGTCACGCCCGCCCAACTCGGCGCGCTCGCGCGCCACGGGAACCTGCACGCGGTGAAGGAATCGAGCGGCGACATCCGCCGCGTGACCGAGATCATCGAACGGCACGGCGACCGGTTCCGGGTGTTCGTGGGCATGGACGACGTGATCGTGGAAGGCATCGCGGCCGGCGCCGTGGGATGGATTGCCGGGCTCGTGAACGCCCTCCCCGACGAATCGGTGCGCCTGTTCGAACTCGCCGCGAGTGGCCGGGCCCACGAGGCGCGGGAACTGTACCACTGGTTCCTGCCGCTGCTTCGCCTCGACACGGTCCCCAAGTTCGTACAACTCATCAAGCTCGTGCAGCAGGAGGTGGACATCGGAAACGCGCGCGTGCGGCCGCCACGATTGGAACTCCTGGGCGCCGAGTTGGACGGGGCGCTGGCCATCATTCGCGCGCAGCTGGCCGCCATCCCACAGTCGGCGGCATGA
- a CDS encoding M20/M25/M40 family metallo-hydrolase, protein MIPSISSVLDLDIRNRMAVASRVFHQKVRPAMSPVLRTARLLIVSAALAAPLASLTAQGESIDTAMIAKIREVGLNHSQVMDHMEWLADVYGPRLEGSPATEKAGQWAMQTLRSWGLSNVHEERFPFGKGWSLVHFYAEMVSPQEQPIIGMPRAWTPGTNGPVEADVVRPDIESEADFAKYHGALRGKIVLTQPARPVRMLTGPIMLEYTPKMIDEMMTPLPPGWKPPVRRPGPAQRFQAELLRFYQNEGVVALLDRGMNADTVTGGSDLSWFAQHTDGGTFMVQAGGPRDSTAGRGLPEITLAVEHYNRMVRILALGVAVRMRLDVDTKFYDEATPRGFNIVGDIPGTDPQLKNQIVMIGAHFDSWHGGTGATDNGAGDAAMMEAVRILEAVGAKPRRTIRIALWGGEEEGLLGSKAYATAHIGDAATGKVEPGYETFDAYYNLDNGTGKIRGIWMEDNAGVAPIFRAFLAPFRDLGVDLFSPRPVRSTDHETFEAFGLPSFQFVQDRLEYAARTHHTNMDVVDRVQPGDMKQMSTIVAAMAWLTAQRDGMLPRKRLPKATSPGAI, encoded by the coding sequence GTGATTCCCAGCATTTCGAGCGTGCTGGACCTCGACATCCGCAACCGAATGGCCGTAGCTTCACGCGTCTTCCACCAGAAGGTGCGCCCCGCCATGTCGCCTGTGCTTCGTACTGCTCGCCTCCTGATCGTAAGTGCGGCGTTGGCCGCCCCGCTGGCGTCTCTCACCGCGCAGGGCGAGTCCATCGACACCGCCATGATCGCGAAGATCCGCGAGGTCGGACTGAACCACTCGCAGGTCATGGACCACATGGAGTGGCTGGCCGATGTGTACGGACCACGGCTCGAAGGCAGTCCGGCCACCGAGAAGGCAGGGCAGTGGGCGATGCAGACCCTCAGGTCTTGGGGATTGTCCAACGTCCACGAGGAGCGGTTTCCCTTTGGCAAGGGATGGTCGCTGGTGCACTTCTACGCCGAGATGGTGTCGCCGCAGGAGCAGCCGATCATCGGCATGCCCAGGGCGTGGACGCCGGGCACGAACGGCCCGGTGGAAGCCGACGTCGTGCGGCCCGACATCGAGAGCGAGGCGGACTTCGCCAAGTACCATGGCGCATTGCGGGGTAAGATCGTGCTCACGCAACCCGCGCGGCCGGTCCGGATGCTCACGGGACCGATCATGCTCGAGTACACGCCCAAGATGATCGACGAGATGATGACTCCCCTGCCGCCGGGGTGGAAGCCGCCGGTGCGGCGGCCGGGTCCGGCGCAGCGCTTCCAGGCCGAGCTGCTCCGTTTCTACCAGAACGAAGGCGTGGTGGCATTGCTCGACCGCGGAATGAACGCCGATACGGTCACGGGCGGCAGCGACCTGTCGTGGTTCGCCCAGCACACCGACGGCGGCACGTTCATGGTCCAGGCCGGCGGACCGCGCGACTCGACCGCGGGGCGGGGACTGCCTGAGATCACGCTCGCCGTGGAACACTACAACCGCATGGTGCGCATTCTTGCCCTGGGCGTGGCGGTAAGGATGCGGCTCGACGTGGACACGAAGTTCTACGACGAGGCCACGCCGCGCGGGTTCAACATCGTCGGCGACATCCCGGGTACTGACCCCCAGTTGAAGAACCAGATCGTGATGATCGGCGCGCACTTCGATTCGTGGCACGGCGGCACGGGCGCTACCGACAACGGCGCCGGTGACGCGGCGATGATGGAAGCGGTGCGCATTCTCGAGGCGGTCGGCGCGAAGCCGCGACGCACGATCCGCATCGCACTCTGGGGCGGCGAGGAGGAGGGCCTGCTGGGCTCAAAGGCGTATGCCACGGCACACATTGGCGACGCGGCCACGGGCAAGGTCGAACCAGGGTACGAGACCTTCGACGCGTACTACAACCTGGACAACGGTACGGGAAAGATCCGCGGCATCTGGATGGAGGACAACGCCGGCGTCGCCCCGATCTTCAGGGCGTTCCTGGCGCCGTTTCGTGATCTGGGCGTGGATCTGTTCAGCCCGCGTCCGGTGCGGTCCACCGACCACGAAACGTTCGAGGCGTTCGGGCTCCCGTCGTTCCAATTCGTGCAGGATCGACTGGAATACGCGGCTCGCACCCACCATACGAACATGGACGTGGTGGATCGCGTGCAACCCGGCGACATGAAGCAGATGTCGACGATCGTCGCGGCCATGGCCTGGCTCACGGCTCAGCGCGATGGGATGCTGCCGCGCAAACGTCTGCCCAAGGCGACCTCGCCGGGCGCTATTTGA
- a CDS encoding (2Fe-2S)-binding protein: protein MSGAITITIDGRTHEVRPGTMVVVALLDAGTSAFRTSVRGAPRGPVCGMGVCFECRVTIDGQPHQRACLVTCEPGMDIRTANLADG from the coding sequence ATGAGCGGCGCGATCACCATCACCATCGACGGCCGCACCCACGAGGTGCGGCCCGGCACCATGGTCGTGGTGGCGCTGCTCGACGCCGGCACGTCGGCCTTCCGCACCTCGGTCCGTGGAGCGCCCCGCGGCCCAGTGTGCGGTATGGGTGTCTGCTTCGAATGCCGAGTGACGATCGACGGGCAGCCCCATCAGCGCGCCTGTCTCGTAACCTGTGAACCGGGGATGGACATCCGCACCGCGAACCTCGCCGATGGCTGA
- a CDS encoding proline racemase family protein, with translation MMPRELATEVQVVDSHTEGEPTRVVIAGWPMPAGATMAARRDDMRTHMEALRRGVVLEPRGHEAVVGALLTPPVEAGSAAGVVFFNDVGYLGMCGHGTIGVVRTLQHLGRLAPGDVRLDTPVGTVSAHLEADGAVTIANVPAYRAAADVEVAVPGVGTLSGDVAWGGNWFFLTGYDALSLTAQHIPELTRIAMKIREAIRAQDITGSDGADIDHIELFGPPSTPNADSRNFVLCPGSAYDRSPCGTGTSAKLAVLHARGQLAPGQRWVQESITGSTFTAWLEERGGQLVPHIRGRAFITAQSTLFFDPADPFRSGWRAG, from the coding sequence ATGATGCCGCGGGAGCTGGCGACGGAGGTCCAGGTCGTCGATTCCCACACGGAAGGCGAGCCCACGCGGGTCGTGATCGCCGGGTGGCCCATGCCCGCTGGCGCCACGATGGCGGCTCGGCGCGATGATATGCGAACACATATGGAAGCCCTCCGCCGCGGCGTGGTGCTCGAGCCGCGGGGGCACGAGGCGGTGGTCGGGGCCCTGCTCACGCCTCCCGTCGAGGCCGGATCAGCGGCCGGCGTGGTGTTCTTCAACGACGTCGGCTACCTGGGCATGTGCGGCCACGGCACGATCGGCGTGGTGCGCACGCTGCAACACCTGGGACGCCTGGCGCCGGGCGACGTGCGGCTCGACACCCCGGTGGGCACGGTGAGCGCCCACCTCGAAGCCGACGGCGCCGTGACGATCGCCAACGTGCCCGCCTACCGCGCCGCGGCCGACGTGGAAGTGGCGGTGCCGGGCGTGGGCACGCTGAGCGGCGACGTGGCGTGGGGGGGCAACTGGTTCTTTCTCACCGGGTACGACGCGCTCTCCCTGACCGCTCAACACATTCCCGAGTTGACCCGCATCGCGATGAAGATCCGCGAGGCCATCCGGGCGCAGGACATCACCGGAAGCGACGGCGCCGACATCGATCACATCGAGCTGTTCGGCCCGCCCTCCACCCCCAACGCGGACAGCCGGAACTTCGTGCTCTGTCCGGGCTCGGCCTACGACCGGTCGCCATGCGGCACGGGGACATCGGCCAAGCTGGCCGTGCTCCACGCACGCGGACAGCTGGCGCCGGGCCAACGCTGGGTGCAGGAGAGCATCACCGGCAGCACGTTCACCGCATGGTTGGAGGAACGGGGCGGGCAGCTCGTGCCGCACATCCGCGGCCGGGCGTTCATCACCGCGCAGAGCACGCTCTTCTTCGATCCCGCCGATCCATTCCGCTCCGGGTGGCGCGCCGGATGA
- a CDS encoding FAD-dependent oxidoreductase — translation MSGPPRPDAVIVGAGIVGAACAYELARAGLRVMVCDTAFPGSGATAAGMGHIVVMDDSPAQLALTALSRRLWADLAPGLNAPCEDRAPGTLWIAADAGEMRAVEDKRALCASVGVRAEVLDRDALAAAEPNLRPGLAGALLVPDDRVLYPPGAARWLLEAAREHGAVIRAGVTASAVAPGSVTLHAAGRTEKTDAGAIVLAAGIDTGSLIPGLPVVPRKGHLVITDRYPGLVRHQLVELGYLHSAHTMTGASTAFNLQPRATGQVLIGSSRELVGRDASINRAIVADMVRRAVEFVPRLGHCLAIRTWTGFRPATPDALPLIGAWPAVPGVWIAAGHEGLGITTATGTAALIAAGVLGTAPPIDAAPFRPDRPMHAAEAA, via the coding sequence ATGAGCGGCCCGCCGCGTCCCGACGCCGTGATCGTGGGGGCGGGTATAGTCGGTGCCGCGTGCGCCTATGAGTTGGCACGCGCCGGGTTGCGCGTTATGGTGTGCGACACCGCGTTCCCGGGAAGTGGGGCCACGGCGGCCGGCATGGGGCACATCGTCGTGATGGACGACTCGCCCGCGCAGCTGGCCCTCACGGCGCTCTCGCGGCGCTTGTGGGCCGACCTCGCGCCGGGGTTGAATGCCCCCTGCGAGGACCGCGCGCCGGGCACGCTCTGGATCGCGGCCGACGCGGGCGAGATGCGGGCGGTGGAAGACAAGCGCGCCCTCTGCGCGTCGGTCGGCGTGCGGGCGGAGGTGCTCGATCGTGACGCGCTCGCCGCCGCCGAACCGAATCTCCGGCCCGGCTTGGCCGGCGCGCTGCTCGTGCCCGACGACCGGGTGCTCTATCCGCCCGGCGCTGCCCGGTGGCTGCTCGAAGCGGCGCGCGAGCACGGCGCCGTGATTCGCGCCGGCGTGACCGCCAGCGCCGTCGCCCCGGGATCGGTGACCCTCCACGCCGCCGGGCGCACCGAGAAGACGGACGCCGGGGCGATCGTGCTCGCCGCCGGCATCGATACGGGTTCGCTCATCCCAGGCCTGCCGGTGGTGCCGCGCAAGGGACACCTCGTGATCACCGACCGATACCCGGGGCTGGTGCGGCACCAGCTCGTGGAACTCGGCTACCTGCACAGCGCCCATACGATGACCGGCGCGTCCACCGCGTTCAACCTCCAGCCGCGGGCCACGGGCCAGGTGCTCATCGGCTCCTCGCGCGAACTCGTCGGACGCGACGCGTCGATCAATCGCGCGATCGTCGCCGACATGGTCCGCCGCGCCGTGGAGTTCGTTCCGCGGCTGGGACACTGCCTGGCCATCCGCACCTGGACGGGATTCCGCCCGGCCACGCCCGACGCGCTGCCACTCATCGGAGCCTGGCCCGCCGTCCCCGGTGTCTGGATCGCCGCCGGCCACGAAGGATTGGGGATCACCACGGCCACCGGTACGGCCGCGCTCATCGCCGCTGGGGTGCTGGGGACGGCGCCTCCCATCGATGCCGCACCGTTTCGCCCCGACCGGCCGATGCATGCCGCGGAGGCGGCATGA
- a CDS encoding aldehyde dehydrogenase family protein codes for MTQSLRLSHFIGGVWTPSTGDEWISDLNPSDPRDVVATVPRGISADAHAAMSAAQRALDAWRNLSGPARAEHLHRWAAVLADRQEPLALAMTREVGKPITESRGEAARCVAILRYYAGEAVRNMGDVIPAQTAGALQFSLREPLGVVLLITPWNFPAAIPLWKAAPALAFGNTVVLKPAEGSSYVATLLAESAHAAGMPPGTFNIVLGSGAALGPTLLHAPELRGVSFTGSAAVGAQIAAAGADRNIRYQTEMGGKNVAIVLRDADLAQAAALTAAGAMRFAGQKCTATSRVVVAREVEDAFLALLKQQIAGLPIGPVTDPKAAVGPVISEQSRHSLRHALANAGGDQIVAAPIPGGPEFAHGYFVEPTIVRGLSPDAPVAQQELFGPVLAWLAADDLEHALALANNTVYGLSASLFTRDVRSALTYIRRINVGLVRVNGDTTGVDPHAPFGGMRGSSSGSREQGPAAREFYTETKTVQINP; via the coding sequence ATGACGCAATCGCTTCGACTCTCGCACTTCATCGGCGGCGTATGGACCCCGAGTACCGGCGACGAGTGGATTTCGGATCTCAATCCATCGGACCCTCGCGACGTCGTGGCCACCGTGCCGCGCGGCATTTCTGCGGACGCCCACGCCGCCATGAGCGCGGCCCAACGCGCCCTGGATGCCTGGCGCAACCTTTCCGGGCCTGCGCGTGCCGAGCACCTGCATCGTTGGGCGGCCGTGCTCGCCGACCGCCAGGAGCCGCTGGCCCTGGCCATGACCCGCGAGGTGGGAAAGCCGATCACCGAGTCGCGCGGCGAAGCGGCGCGCTGCGTGGCCATTCTGCGGTATTACGCGGGCGAAGCGGTCCGAAACATGGGCGACGTGATTCCCGCGCAGACCGCGGGCGCGCTCCAGTTCTCGCTCCGCGAACCGCTGGGCGTGGTGCTGCTCATCACGCCGTGGAACTTCCCCGCCGCCATCCCACTATGGAAGGCGGCGCCAGCCCTGGCGTTCGGCAATACGGTGGTGCTCAAGCCCGCCGAGGGATCGTCGTACGTGGCCACGCTGCTGGCCGAGAGCGCGCACGCGGCTGGCATGCCGCCCGGCACGTTCAACATCGTGCTGGGCTCGGGGGCGGCGCTCGGTCCAACGCTCCTGCACGCACCCGAACTGCGCGGGGTGAGCTTCACCGGATCGGCGGCCGTCGGCGCGCAGATCGCCGCCGCCGGTGCCGATCGCAATATCCGCTACCAGACGGAGATGGGCGGCAAGAACGTCGCTATCGTGCTTCGCGACGCCGACCTCGCGCAGGCCGCGGCGCTCACCGCCGCGGGCGCCATGCGGTTCGCGGGCCAGAAGTGCACGGCGACGAGCCGAGTGGTCGTGGCACGCGAAGTCGAGGACGCATTCCTGGCCCTACTCAAGCAGCAGATCGCCGGGCTGCCCATCGGCCCCGTGACCGATCCCAAAGCGGCCGTGGGCCCGGTCATCTCGGAGCAGTCGCGACATTCCCTGCGCCACGCGCTCGCCAACGCCGGCGGCGACCAAATAGTCGCCGCCCCGATTCCCGGTGGGCCGGAATTCGCCCACGGCTACTTCGTGGAGCCTACGATCGTGCGCGGACTATCGCCCGACGCGCCGGTGGCGCAGCAGGAGCTGTTCGGCCCGGTGCTGGCGTGGCTCGCCGCCGACGATCTGGAACACGCACTCGCGCTCGCCAACAACACGGTGTACGGACTGAGCGCGTCGCTGTTCACGCGCGACGTGCGGAGCGCGCTGACCTATATTCGCCGTATCAACGTGGGCCTTGTGCGTGTGAATGGCGACACGACCGGGGTGGACCCGCACGCGCCGTTCGGCGGCATGCGTGGTTCCAGTTCCGGAAGCCGCGAGCAGGGACCGGCGGCCCGCGAGTTCTACACCGAAACCAAGACCGTCCAAATCAATCCCTGA